In Silene latifolia isolate original U9 population chromosome 6, ASM4854445v1, whole genome shotgun sequence, the genomic window TGGCTCTTATCGCATTCAATATACATCTGCATTTTGTAGGTGAGTCACTACATTTTAGACCGTCTTAACTTAAACGTCAAGGTTCTGAGAGTTTTTAAGTTAAAACGGTCTTAACTCTTAAGTAAGACCAACTGTATTGATTAAATTGAACTACTGTATGTTGTTTTGGTTATACATTTAAGTCCGCACTTTGTTAATAGACTTTAGTCGTTCTTGCTTAGGACGGTCGATCTTAAGTTAAGACCTCACAATCCCCTTTTTATTTTAACATTATCTAAATTGGTTGTGGTACGTCTTAATATAAGACGGCCTGAAACAAGAACTCGTGTATAGACTTATAGGGAGTGCAAATTATTCAGCGATCGGTATACTATTGTCTCCTAGCccatggattttttttttttttttttttttttttttttttttttttttaaaaaaaattattctaTCTATGTTATGATCCTTCTAATTTCAAATTGCGGCTCCACCACTAATTACAGGTGCAGATATGGGTGTTGTTTATGGAATGCAAGGAAATAATCTTCCAAGCCCAGACGACGTCGTAGCCCTCTACGAAATAGAGAATATCCCGTTCCTACGAATACTCGAACCGCACCCGGACATGCTTGAGTCCCTACGGGCCGAAAAACTTAAGGTGACGGTTGGAGTGAAAAACGTAGATATACCCAACATTGCAAAAGATGTGAACGCGGCCATAGATTGGGTAAAAACCCATATAGCCCCTTATGCCGCGGAAGTTAACTTTGGTTGGATAGTGGTAGGCAACGACATGGTCCCGGGGCCTACCGCTGAACTCCTCCCAGTAGCCATGAATAACATTTTGAGCGGCCTAAATGCGGCCGCTCTAACCAATATAAAAATCTCAACGGCCGTGAGTACCAAAGTTCTCGGGCCCATTTCTCTTCCTTCAACCGGGGACTTCACCAACGAATCAAAGGGTTTCATGAACGCGATCATTGTATGGCTTCGAGGTACTAACAACCCGCTTATGATCAATGTGGACGCGTATGGGACTTATATTTCGAACTTGGGTAAAATACCCTTAAATTATGCTATTTTTGATACGAATCAAGCCGTAGTAATTGATGGGAAATACGAGTATAAAAGTCTATTTGAAGCCATGGTCGATACATTTTATGTCGCGATTGAAAAAAACGGTGGGTCTAATATAACATTGGTTGTGTCCGAGACAGGATGGCCTAGTGCTGGCAATGAGCCTCATACAAGCATAGAAAACGCGTACAAGTTTAATCAAGGACTTGTCGATGCAATGAAGAATATCGGCACACCAAGGAGAATTGACGATTTTTTGGATGTCTTTATATTTTCGATgtttaatgaaaataaaagatCGCAAGGGATCGGACAACATTGGGGACTTCATTATGCAAATGAGACCCAAGTTTATGAAATGCTTTTCGATTAATGATGACAATGCATGCGTTCGCCTTTAATTCGGCGTGATATAACAAAATTTCAATAAAGACGATTTGTTTTTTCAAAAATCGCTTGGTATGTTGCTCGAATTTTGAGTTAGCATTTAATTAATATCATATTTTCAATCCTAATGGTCATCGCTAAGTTTTCTTATTTCAATTTTAATTGCATAATTCTTACACAAATAGTCAAATATACATAAATTGGAAACAGAGATAATGAGCAATTATTTTCCTTGATTAAAGATAAAAGTGAAGAAGGTAAAAAGAAGGGTAATTTGGTAATCTAATCGGGCAATATTAGTAATTTAGGGGCgataaaaagttttttttttttttttttttttttttttttttgggtacatACATCGTTTATTACTAATCAATCCTAAATTCCTAATCATAATCCTAGCACTACTGGTAAATCCAGGGGCGTCTAATACCCCGGGCAACCGCGGGCGGCGGAACCGAGCCTCCGGTTTTGGCCACTGAATTTATAAGCTTTACTAATAAAATTCAGTACAAACCTCATGTAGGAcacttattcattcattcatatttggggcctcatttttTTTGTACTGCATCGGACCTCTATTTGCTTTAAGACTCCCTGGGTAAATCCCATATTCCCCACCGACATTCTTTACTAATCCTAGCCCTACTTGTAAATTCCATGTTAAACCTACTATACTGTCTTCTACATGGAGGAAGATCAGCTCTGTGTTCCTTTTGAAACAATGATGGTTGAGATTATGGACATTATGAGCTTGAAGTTATATAAATGTTGATGGTGAGGCCCTCTTCATATTCAAGCTTCGTAACTGTGAGTATGCGGGTCAACCCGGCATGTCAAACCATAAAATCATCACCCATCGTCCTCAATACACACATGTAACAAAAAGAGATGAATGATATAGATTGGGAAACTATtgaaaaagaacaaaaagagaTGAATAATATAATCAACGAGGTAAGGAGTTGGGAACAATCCTGTTTGGGAAACTATtgaaaaagaacaaaaagagaTGAATGATATAATCAACGAGGTAAGGAGTTGGGAACAATCCTGTTTTCACATGGAATCAAGAGACACATTGTTACACGCTTGTCGTATTGGATTGCGGACACTCGTTTCATCATCGTTGTATATTCAAGTggtgttaaattcaacaacgggcctGGGTTGCACCCAAAGGGAGGAGAAATAGTCCACAACTTAGGCCCAAGAGgattccactctaaaaccaattggcagcAGAGGGAGTAACCCCTTaccttataaagtggtaattcttctaatcttctcctcttttatcaatgtgggacaaccctcacatgtggaaCTTTGAGTTTCTTCACACCCCCTCACATGTGAGGCCCACTTTTCACACAGACTGGACAAATTCATTCAATCGAAGAACTTTGCTCGTCCCATTGTGAACGTGGCCCAAAGATTAACTCAGATCGGACAAATTCAACCGAACAACTTTGCTCGTCCGATCGCAAACTTTGGCCCATGAAACCTGTGTCTTTAGCCATGGCTCGATACTCACGTTAAATTCAACAACGAGCCAGGCATcgcacccaaacggaggagaaagaAGTCGCATAACGTGAGCCAAGAGgattccactctaaaaccaatttgGCAGATGAGGAGTAACCCTTGCCGTGATAATTCATGGGCCACGATCACGTATCGATTACTTTTTACGTTTTTTACTCCATTATTATACTTACTGTTTACTCGTACCAAATATTTACGGACTACATATATAAATCCTAAATTTCCCCCTTTTTCAAATTCGTGATAAATCAAAACGCTAATTAGGTTTCTCCAATGCCGAATtgattaataataaattaaattgaTGGAGAAGAACAATTGCGAAACCCTAATTCCGGGTGCAGATTACAAATTATGCGGATATCTAACAATCGTTCAAGACATGAAGATGGTACCGGAATTGGGCACACGTATTGATCTGTTCTCCTACATTGAATGTCCTCCGGCGCAGAAGCGGAATTCCTCGAAGAAGAATTCAAATTCGAAATCGAAGAAGACCGGTTTAGGCGGCAGTGGAACGGTGTCAAGCGTGGTACAACAATTGAAAACTCTTGTTAATCAGAAGTGTTTGAAGATTGTGTCTACTGTGGTTGAGGTTTTGGATGGCGGCGTTGCTGTCGTTGTTTTGATTGATGTTTATCTTACGGAATTGGTATGGTTGAATGATTGGCAGTTTCCTCGCTCTGCTACCACCGCTGCTGCTCTCTTTCGTCATCATTTGAGGTTCATTACTCTATTCTATTCTATTCTATTCATTCTTACCAAAGTTGATTACTATGATTGATTATCTCTTCTCTTTAGACATCAGACGCTCTCATACTAAATTTCCCCTTATTATTTCAATATGTGATTACTCATTTATGGGGAGTCATCAGCTTAGTATAGCTCTTACTGTTTTGTGTTTTGTACTGCCGATTATTTGTttgcctttggttttggcacaaagacctaGAAAAGACCAGATAGCCAATTATTTGATGACAAATGGATCAAAATGATTGTGGAGGATCCAATTGTCCATTAaaggcattcctaaaatagaaaggcaaACAATTGAGtgagacacccaaaatggaataggcaaacaaatgaccgggacggagggagtattttagTAAAGTagcatcttttttttctttagaGGATCAATGAAAGGTATGTTAGCAGTTTGATTATTTGTTGCTTTTTCGCTAATTGTTGGTAGTTGAGAAGGAATTTACCATAAACATGACCCAATGTTCCTACCACTCCTTCATTGTGCAGCTTTGGAGCTAAACCAACACTCAAATTTTGAATGATTCTAGTGTATAATTCATGATATCTGCTTCTTGCTGCTTAAACAAATAATACTAGTTCCCCGGCTTTCTTCTCAACTACATTGTGTTCATTATGTGCTTTTTaaaaagggttttttgtcaaaaactaccttatatttaggggtatttgtaaaaaaactaccttatattatttttcttgttttaaactacctttgttttctcttatcttggtcaaaaactacctaagCTCACGAGATGACGAGATTTAATCGATTTA contains:
- the LOC141658566 gene encoding glucan endo-1,3-beta-glucosidase-like, with protein sequence MKFIFRNMTVFMQLALIAFNIHLHFVGADMGVVYGMQGNNLPSPDDVVALYEIENIPFLRILEPHPDMLESLRAEKLKVTVGVKNVDIPNIAKDVNAAIDWVKTHIAPYAAEVNFGWIVVGNDMVPGPTAELLPVAMNNILSGLNAAALTNIKISTAVSTKVLGPISLPSTGDFTNESKGFMNAIIVWLRGTNNPLMINVDAYGTYISNLGKIPLNYAIFDTNQAVVIDGKYEYKSLFEAMVDTFYVAIEKNGGSNITLVVSETGWPSAGNEPHTSIENAYKFNQGLVDAMKNIGTPRRIDDFLDVFIFSMFNENKRSQGIGQHWGLHYANETQVYEMLFD